Proteins co-encoded in one Juglans regia cultivar Chandler chromosome 16, Walnut 2.0, whole genome shotgun sequence genomic window:
- the LOC109007548 gene encoding GTPase-activating protein gyp7-like isoform X2, protein MKALRRSQTSSSSSSPSSNSNSSPSSSWIHLRSVLFIVASSSPASCSSSDRGRLKSPWSRRKRKHALSPQQWRSFFTPDGKLRDGGVKLLKKVRSGGVDPSIRAEIWPFLLGVYELKSSKEERDSIRTQKRKEYEKLRRLCRRLLKHSKEGFNLNEIGRISCDGYSGSLVRDTDSPGSEDVVSARESLSSVETSPDIEYSDYHSSALLEGHDSARQTTNADICTFDTDSSYSDSSEEPEVSRTFPSMEGTEENDPDMSCKESSSPSRTEVSSKYRNAEDFASWQRIIRLDAVRANAEWIPYSPSQAAISEGRAHHSAEAVGLKDYDHLEPCRIFHAARLVAILEAYALYDPEIGYCQGMSDLLSPIISVITEDHEAFWCFVGFMRRARHNFRLDEAGIRRQLNTVAKIIKSKDSHLYRHLEKLQAEDCFFVYRMVVVLFRRELTFEQTVCLWEVMWADQAAIRAGIGKSAWGRIRQRAPPTEDLLLYAIAASVLQRRKLIIEKYSSMDEILRECNSMAGHLDVWKLLDDAHDLVVTLHDKIKTSF, encoded by the exons ATGAAAGCTCTAAGACGTAGTCAAACTTCATCGTCGTCGTCGTCTCCGAGTTCGAACTCGAATTCCTCTCCTTCTTCGTCGTGGATTCATTTGCGTTCGGTTCTATTCATTGTTGCTTCTTCCTCACCAGCTTCTTGTTCTTCCTCCGATCG GGGTCGTCTCAAGTCACCGTGGTCTCGCAGGAAAAGAAAACATGCCCTCTCGCCTCAGCAATGGAGAAGTTTCTTTACACCAGATGGGAAGCTCCGTGATGGTGGagttaaacttttaaaaaaagttcgCAGTGGA GGTGTTGATCCCAGTATTAGGGCGGAAATTTGGCCTTTCCTACTAGGAGT CTATGAATTGAAGAGTTCgaaagaagaaagagatagTATAAGAACTCAGAAAAG AAAGGAATATGAGAAACTTCGTAGACTATGCAGGCGGCTGCTAAAACATAGCAAAGAGGGATTTAATTTGAATGAAATTGGTAGAATTAGCTGTGATGGGTATAGTGGGAGTCTTGTACGAGACACAGATTCTCCTGGCTCTGAAGATGTGGTTAGTGCCAGGGAGTCCCTTTCTAGTGTGGAAACGAGCCCAGATATTGAATACTCAGACTACCACTCTAGTGCATTATTGGAGGGACATGATAGTGCAAGACAAACCACAAATGCTGATATCTGTACATTTGACACCGATTCATCCTACTCAGACTCATCTGAAGAACCTGAAGTCAGTCGGACTTTCCCCTCTATGGAAGGAACAGAAGAGAATGATCCTGACATGAGTTGCAAGGAGTCGTCTTCTCCCTCGAGGACAGAAGTCTCATCAAAATATCGCAATGCTGAAGACTTTGCCTCTTGGCAGCGGATCATCCGCCTTGATGCTGTACGTGCCAATGCAGAATGGATACCATACTCCCCATCTCAAGCTGCAATTTCGGAAGGTAGGGCACACCACTCTGCTGAGGCTGTGGGGTTGAAGGATTATGATCACCTGGAACCCTGCAGGATCTTCCATGCTGCTCGACTGGTTGCTATTCTTGAAGCATATGCACTCTATGACCCTGAAATTGGCTACTGCCAGGGCATGAGTGATCTTCTTTCTCCAATAATTTCAGTGATTACAGAGGATCACGAGGCATTCTGGTGCTTTGTGGGTTTCATGAGGAGGGCTCGGCATAATTTTAGGCTTGATGAGGCAGGAATCCGAAGGCAACTCAATACTGTTGCAAAGATTATCAAGTCCAAGGACTCTCATCTTTACAGGCACTTAGAAAAGCTCCAGGCTGAGGATTGTTTTTTCGTTTATAGAATGGTGGTGGTACTCTTTAGAAGGgaattaacattcgaacagaCTGTTTGCCTTTGGGAGGTAATGTGGGCAGACCAGGCAGCCATTAGGGCTGGGATTGGAAAGTCTGCATGGGGCAGGATCAGGCAGCGAGCCCCACCCACAGAGGATTTGTTGCTTTATGCAATTGCAGCTTCTGTATTGCAAAGAAGGAAGTTGATTATTGAGAAGTATAGCAGCATGGACGAGATTTTAAGGGAATGTAATAGCATGGCTGGGCATCTTGATGTGTGGAAGCTCCTAGACGATGCGCACGACTTGGTGGTGACACTCCATGACAAGATTAAGACATCCTTCTGA
- the LOC109007548 gene encoding GTPase-activating protein gyp7-like isoform X1, with translation MSICTNNNIPTISGSGRGGWVLSMARLAATDSAVLFTALAGVAVLAFIAFTARRGRLKSPWSRRKRKHALSPQQWRSFFTPDGKLRDGGVKLLKKVRSGGVDPSIRAEIWPFLLGVYELKSSKEERDSIRTQKRKEYEKLRRLCRRLLKHSKEGFNLNEIGRISCDGYSGSLVRDTDSPGSEDVVSARESLSSVETSPDIEYSDYHSSALLEGHDSARQTTNADICTFDTDSSYSDSSEEPEVSRTFPSMEGTEENDPDMSCKESSSPSRTEVSSKYRNAEDFASWQRIIRLDAVRANAEWIPYSPSQAAISEGRAHHSAEAVGLKDYDHLEPCRIFHAARLVAILEAYALYDPEIGYCQGMSDLLSPIISVITEDHEAFWCFVGFMRRARHNFRLDEAGIRRQLNTVAKIIKSKDSHLYRHLEKLQAEDCFFVYRMVVVLFRRELTFEQTVCLWEVMWADQAAIRAGIGKSAWGRIRQRAPPTEDLLLYAIAASVLQRRKLIIEKYSSMDEILRECNSMAGHLDVWKLLDDAHDLVVTLHDKIKTSF, from the exons ATGTCCATTTGCACCAACAACAACATTCCCACCATCTCCGGCAGCGGCCGCGGCGGCTGGGTTTTGTCCATGGCGCGGTTGGCGGCCACTGATTCGGCGGTGCTTTTCACGGCGCTGGCCGGTGTCGCCGTGCTAGCGTTCATAGCTTTTACAGCTCGTAG GGGTCGTCTCAAGTCACCGTGGTCTCGCAGGAAAAGAAAACATGCCCTCTCGCCTCAGCAATGGAGAAGTTTCTTTACACCAGATGGGAAGCTCCGTGATGGTGGagttaaacttttaaaaaaagttcgCAGTGGA GGTGTTGATCCCAGTATTAGGGCGGAAATTTGGCCTTTCCTACTAGGAGT CTATGAATTGAAGAGTTCgaaagaagaaagagatagTATAAGAACTCAGAAAAG AAAGGAATATGAGAAACTTCGTAGACTATGCAGGCGGCTGCTAAAACATAGCAAAGAGGGATTTAATTTGAATGAAATTGGTAGAATTAGCTGTGATGGGTATAGTGGGAGTCTTGTACGAGACACAGATTCTCCTGGCTCTGAAGATGTGGTTAGTGCCAGGGAGTCCCTTTCTAGTGTGGAAACGAGCCCAGATATTGAATACTCAGACTACCACTCTAGTGCATTATTGGAGGGACATGATAGTGCAAGACAAACCACAAATGCTGATATCTGTACATTTGACACCGATTCATCCTACTCAGACTCATCTGAAGAACCTGAAGTCAGTCGGACTTTCCCCTCTATGGAAGGAACAGAAGAGAATGATCCTGACATGAGTTGCAAGGAGTCGTCTTCTCCCTCGAGGACAGAAGTCTCATCAAAATATCGCAATGCTGAAGACTTTGCCTCTTGGCAGCGGATCATCCGCCTTGATGCTGTACGTGCCAATGCAGAATGGATACCATACTCCCCATCTCAAGCTGCAATTTCGGAAGGTAGGGCACACCACTCTGCTGAGGCTGTGGGGTTGAAGGATTATGATCACCTGGAACCCTGCAGGATCTTCCATGCTGCTCGACTGGTTGCTATTCTTGAAGCATATGCACTCTATGACCCTGAAATTGGCTACTGCCAGGGCATGAGTGATCTTCTTTCTCCAATAATTTCAGTGATTACAGAGGATCACGAGGCATTCTGGTGCTTTGTGGGTTTCATGAGGAGGGCTCGGCATAATTTTAGGCTTGATGAGGCAGGAATCCGAAGGCAACTCAATACTGTTGCAAAGATTATCAAGTCCAAGGACTCTCATCTTTACAGGCACTTAGAAAAGCTCCAGGCTGAGGATTGTTTTTTCGTTTATAGAATGGTGGTGGTACTCTTTAGAAGGgaattaacattcgaacagaCTGTTTGCCTTTGGGAGGTAATGTGGGCAGACCAGGCAGCCATTAGGGCTGGGATTGGAAAGTCTGCATGGGGCAGGATCAGGCAGCGAGCCCCACCCACAGAGGATTTGTTGCTTTATGCAATTGCAGCTTCTGTATTGCAAAGAAGGAAGTTGATTATTGAGAAGTATAGCAGCATGGACGAGATTTTAAGGGAATGTAATAGCATGGCTGGGCATCTTGATGTGTGGAAGCTCCTAGACGATGCGCACGACTTGGTGGTGACACTCCATGACAAGATTAAGACATCCTTCTGA